The Euphorbia lathyris chromosome 2, ddEupLath1.1, whole genome shotgun sequence genome includes a window with the following:
- the LOC136217627 gene encoding uncharacterized protein, translated as MHLPWLQILILTSVSIRFACSHQESGEWSCDSDSEIGVQADYKPGLITLDGHADDWKNIYGSEFPLRPALDPDVDKEYKGGQLTVKALHDGKDVFFLLQVDGDYAYTKGDNKKCPSVSLMFQIGDHATYHNMGGCAERPDTCTNKTCKGHEVDIMHFSIGNAIPGRLYGANPIDNGDGNGGDRFGHLVDLYAWNPHCRFIDGYGPSGNDTSAQNNWKGTWWHSTFNVHSGFVEEDSPYASDGQKGTYYFEFSRPIRTSDRLQQDAQFTIGGSSKMAVAFWYPVDGNAWHGSGHYSVNCDWIPLDFSVGSSTLITSVKGGSGNLSSAFALLFSIMAICLSIFVGYRVARPKGIPFTPMENL; from the exons ATGCATCTACCATGGTTGCAGATTTTGATTTTGACCTCCGTTTCGATTCGCTTTGCATGCTCCCACCAGGAGTCCGGTGAGTGGAGTTGCGACTCAGATTCCGAGATCGGAGTGCAAGCCGACTACAAGCCCGGTCTTATCACCCTCGATGGCCACGCCGATGATTGGAAGAACATTTATGGTTCCGAATTCCCTCTCCGTCCTGCTCTGGACCCGGATGTGGATAAAGAGTATAAGGGTGGACAATTGACGGTTAAG GCCTTGCACGATGGCAAAGATGTGTTCTTCTTGTTGCAAGTTGATGGAGATTACGCCTACACGAAAGG AGATAACAAAAAATGCCCATCAGTATCCCTCATGTTTCAAATTGGTGACCATGCTACCTATCACAAT ATGGGTGGTTGCGCGGAACGACCTGATACGTGCACCAACAAAACTTGTAAAGGCCATGAAGTTGACATCATGCACTTCTCAATTGGAAACGCTATACCAGGGCGGCTTTATGGTGCGAATCCGATAGACAATGGAGATGGAAATGGCGGTGACAG ATTCGGCCATCTGGTAGATCTTTATGCATGGAATCCTCATTGCAGATTCATTGATGGATATGGTCCATCAG GAAATGATACTAGTGCACAGAATAACTGGAAAGGGACATGGTGGCACTCTACCTTCAACGTTCACTCAg GATTCGTGGAGGAAGACAGTCCTTATGCTTCAGATGGTCAAAAGGGCACATATTATTTTGAATTCTCTAGGCCTATAAGAACCTCAGATCGACTCCAACAG GATGCGCAGTTTACAATTGGTGGATCTAGCAAGATGGCAGTTGCATTCTGGTATCCGGTCGATGGGAATGCGTGGCATGGATCAGGTCACTATTCTGTGAACTGTGATTGGATACCATTAGATTTCTCTGTTGGCAGTTCAACTCTGATAACATCAGTAAAAGGCGGGTCAGGAAATCTCAGCAGCGCATTTGCCCTCCTATTTTCAATAATGGCTATATGTTTGTCTATATTTGTGGGATATAGAGTTGCTAGACCAAAGGGTATCCCTTTTACACCTATGGAAAATCTATAG
- the LOC136217628 gene encoding ribonucleases P/MRP protein subunit POP1 isoform X1, producing the protein MAGDGTKRGQVSAVPPRKINVQNFAESRASELESLNSIVENRLNNDFRSRRNKRRRTTAYDNKTAKKRYAKRRKIGVVVDKSNPVVSAQDQERVLPRRIRRRVELKKNDASGFSTSGDGTKRLRTHLWHAKRFTMTKLWGFHLPMGLQGRGRGSRALLKWYKNGALVHDASYCAAIQLEGPQDSLMSILRMVLESSPSAQPEENTNAILSGAIYGSAMLHRVGVPGSQLIAPVTYMWRPSHDLNAEKVHNEYASDKCDEPQTSECSSYRQLWVWIHASAFQEAYDTLKFACEKQMNENGSIINCFSLEGQLAKLEVMGSKAFHLLQKIILPVSCNLKNSGQLMKHHVEEADVDLEFKSPLLENEENIQSCSVLSFTVRDPRETPEIKIADIPAAASTTALNSVSTAEPKNDVTVPISGSLEKGKDLLSPSASEPKGDSSSSDERNLWDINSRLSLPVEESVLCLEKHHKRMDFVCLDDKKSGKLRASTEVHSSRYCPILLLKNNMQMGSFMGWSIIIPLSWAKVFWIPFISKGAHAIGLREKRWVAGEAQLPFFPSDFPDCNAYLSSMATEGANAEQEAEQLPIAVRPLKVPIPSLWNSILVSVDKRSLATQGASISNSEAVVDDDKLLNSGSGATNTTALAVDSNSFNAIVARTSDELTAFMNEINGDHVLLFPQVPNRRSFELIKNESNLGHPQNGSQIPDDRKLCFVRVLLHAYKEGFFEEGAVVCAPTPIDVSRWTSRTEIDRSGLQLPQCSVRSYFKENSCGKWEIHLPEDPASSESYRWPIGFVTSGFVRGSKKPAAEAFCEAILLADLRREQWNEVAVKWRRKEIYVLVRNLRSSAYRLALASIVLEQQEEDLEFL; encoded by the exons ATGGCTGGTGATGGAACCAAAAGAGGTCAGGTTTCAGCCGTTCCGCCAAGGAAAATCAATGTGCAAAATTTTGCAGAATCCCGTGCTTCTGAGCTCGAATCACTTAACTCAATAGTAGAAAACAGATTGAACAATGATTTCCGCTCTAGAAGAAACAAGAGAAGAAGAACCACTGCTTATGACAATAAAACTGCGAAGAAGAGGTATGCAAAAAGGAGGAAAATAGGAGTTGTAGTTGATAAAAGCAATCCTGTAGTTTCGGCGCAAGATCAGGAAAGGGTTCTTCCTCGTCGAATACGACGGAGAGTTGAACTTAAGAAGAATGATGCAAGTGGTTTCTCTACTTCAGGCGACGGTACGAAGAGGCTGAGAACGCATTTGTGGCATGCTAAGAGGTTCACTATGACAAAGCTTTGGGGTTTCCACCTTCCTATGGGTTTGCAGGGCAG AGGAAGGGGGTCAAGGGCTTTATTGAAGTGGTACAAGAATGGAGCACTTGTGCATGATGCGAGCTACTGTGCTGCTATCCAGTTGGAGGGTCCACAG GATTCACTAATGTCAATCTTAAGGATGGTGCTGGAGTCTTCTCCATCAGCGCAACCCGAGGAAAATACCAATGCTATTCTTTCTGGTGCTATCTATGGAAGTGCCATG CTTCACCGTGTTGGAGTGCCTGGTTCGCAGTTGATAGCTCCTGTGACCTATATGTGGCGACCTTCTCATGATTTGAATGCTGAAAAAGTTCATAATGAATATGCTTCAGATAAATGTGATGAGCCCCAAACTTCTGAATGTTCTTCATATCGCCAACTTTGGGTGTGGATACATGCATCGGCCTTTCAAGAGGCATATGATACTCTAAAATTTGCTTGTGAGAAACAG ATGAATGAGAATGGCAGCATCATTAATTGTTTCTCTCTTGAAGGTCAACTTGCCAAATTAGAGGTAATGGGATCAAAGGCATTTCACCTTCTTCAAAAGATAATACTTCCTGTTTCTTG taatttaaagaattctGGGCAACTGATGAAACATCATGTTGAAGAAGCCGATGTTGACTTGGAGTTTAAGTCTCCCTTGCTTGAAAATGAGGAGAACATCCAATCTTGTTCAGTTCTATCTTTTACTGTTAGGGATCCCCGAGAGACACCCGAGATAAAGATTGCTGATATTCCTGCGGCTGCTTCTACTACTGCTTTAAATTCTGTGTCAACAGCTGAACCTAAAAACGACGTCACTGTCCCTATATCTGGAAGTTTGGAAAAGGGTAAAGACTTACTTTCACCATCAGCTTCAGAACCCAAAGGGGATAGTAGTTCCTCTGATGAGAGGAATCTCTGGGATATTAATAGCAGGCTAAGCCTCCCAGTGGAAGAGAGTGTTCTTTGCTTGGAAAAGCATCACAAGCGTATGGATTTTGTTTGCCTTGATGATAAAAAATCAGGGAAGCTGAGAGCTTCAACTGAGGTTCATAGTTCAAGATATTGCCCAATTCTACTTCTTAAAAATAATATGCAAATGGGCTCATTCATggg ATGGTCAATCATCATCCCTTTATCCTGGGCCAAGGTTTTCTGGATTCCTTTCATCTCCAAAGGAGCTCATGCTATAGGTCTTAGAGAGAAGCGGTGGGTTGCAGGTGAA GCTCAGTTGCCATTTTTTCCTTCAGATTTTCCTGACTGTAATGCATACTTGTCTTCTATGGCAACTGAAGGAGCTAATGCAGAGCAAGAAGCAGAACAGCTGCCAATTGCTGTTAGACCCTTAAAAGTGCCCATTCCATCCTTATGGAATAGTATCCTTGTTTCAGTAGACAAAAGATCCCTTGCAACTCAAGGTGCTTCAATTTCCAATTCGGAGGCTGTTGTTGAtgatgataaattattgaactCTGGATCTGGGGCTACTAACACGACAGCCCTTGCAGTCGATAGTAACTCATTTAATGCAATTGTAGCAAGGACATCTGATGAATTGACTGCTTTCATGAATGAAATCAATGGTGATCATGTACTTCTATTTCCGCAAGTCCCAAATAGGAGGAGTTTTGAATTAATTAAGAATGAAAGCAACCTTGGCCACCCTCAAAATGGTTCTCAAATCCCAGATGACCGTAAACTATGTTTTGTTAGAGTTCTTCTCCATGCATATAAGGAAGGATTTTTTGAAGAGGGGGCAGTTGTATGTGCACCCACTCCTATTGATGTATCACGGTGGACTTCCAG GACAGAAATTGATAGGAGTGGACTTCAACTTCCCCAGTGTTCAGTTAGGTCATACTTCAAAGAAAATTCTTGCGGAAAGTGGGAAATCCATTTACCAGAAGACCCTGCTTCTAGTGAATCTTATCGATGGCCAATTGGTTTTGTCACAAGTGGATTTGTTCGAGGGAG CAAAAAGCCAGCGGCGGAGGCCTTTTGTGAAGCTATCTTACTTGCTGACCTTAGGAGAGAACAGTGGAATGAGGTAGCTGTGAAGTGGAGGAGGAAGGAAATATATGTTCTTGTAAGGAACTTGAGATCGTCTGCATACAGACTTGCCCTTGCATCAATAGTCCTGGAACAACAAGAAGAAGATTTGGAGTTCTTGTGA
- the LOC136217628 gene encoding ribonucleases P/MRP protein subunit POP1 isoform X2, translated as MSILRMVLESSPSAQPEENTNAILSGAIYGSAMLHRVGVPGSQLIAPVTYMWRPSHDLNAEKVHNEYASDKCDEPQTSECSSYRQLWVWIHASAFQEAYDTLKFACEKQMNENGSIINCFSLEGQLAKLEVMGSKAFHLLQKIILPVSCNLKNSGQLMKHHVEEADVDLEFKSPLLENEENIQSCSVLSFTVRDPRETPEIKIADIPAAASTTALNSVSTAEPKNDVTVPISGSLEKGKDLLSPSASEPKGDSSSSDERNLWDINSRLSLPVEESVLCLEKHHKRMDFVCLDDKKSGKLRASTEVHSSRYCPILLLKNNMQMGSFMGWSIIIPLSWAKVFWIPFISKGAHAIGLREKRWVAGEAQLPFFPSDFPDCNAYLSSMATEGANAEQEAEQLPIAVRPLKVPIPSLWNSILVSVDKRSLATQGASISNSEAVVDDDKLLNSGSGATNTTALAVDSNSFNAIVARTSDELTAFMNEINGDHVLLFPQVPNRRSFELIKNESNLGHPQNGSQIPDDRKLCFVRVLLHAYKEGFFEEGAVVCAPTPIDVSRWTSRTEIDRSGLQLPQCSVRSYFKENSCGKWEIHLPEDPASSESYRWPIGFVTSGFVRGSKKPAAEAFCEAILLADLRREQWNEVAVKWRRKEIYVLVRNLRSSAYRLALASIVLEQQEEDLEFL; from the exons ATGTCAATCTTAAGGATGGTGCTGGAGTCTTCTCCATCAGCGCAACCCGAGGAAAATACCAATGCTATTCTTTCTGGTGCTATCTATGGAAGTGCCATG CTTCACCGTGTTGGAGTGCCTGGTTCGCAGTTGATAGCTCCTGTGACCTATATGTGGCGACCTTCTCATGATTTGAATGCTGAAAAAGTTCATAATGAATATGCTTCAGATAAATGTGATGAGCCCCAAACTTCTGAATGTTCTTCATATCGCCAACTTTGGGTGTGGATACATGCATCGGCCTTTCAAGAGGCATATGATACTCTAAAATTTGCTTGTGAGAAACAG ATGAATGAGAATGGCAGCATCATTAATTGTTTCTCTCTTGAAGGTCAACTTGCCAAATTAGAGGTAATGGGATCAAAGGCATTTCACCTTCTTCAAAAGATAATACTTCCTGTTTCTTG taatttaaagaattctGGGCAACTGATGAAACATCATGTTGAAGAAGCCGATGTTGACTTGGAGTTTAAGTCTCCCTTGCTTGAAAATGAGGAGAACATCCAATCTTGTTCAGTTCTATCTTTTACTGTTAGGGATCCCCGAGAGACACCCGAGATAAAGATTGCTGATATTCCTGCGGCTGCTTCTACTACTGCTTTAAATTCTGTGTCAACAGCTGAACCTAAAAACGACGTCACTGTCCCTATATCTGGAAGTTTGGAAAAGGGTAAAGACTTACTTTCACCATCAGCTTCAGAACCCAAAGGGGATAGTAGTTCCTCTGATGAGAGGAATCTCTGGGATATTAATAGCAGGCTAAGCCTCCCAGTGGAAGAGAGTGTTCTTTGCTTGGAAAAGCATCACAAGCGTATGGATTTTGTTTGCCTTGATGATAAAAAATCAGGGAAGCTGAGAGCTTCAACTGAGGTTCATAGTTCAAGATATTGCCCAATTCTACTTCTTAAAAATAATATGCAAATGGGCTCATTCATggg ATGGTCAATCATCATCCCTTTATCCTGGGCCAAGGTTTTCTGGATTCCTTTCATCTCCAAAGGAGCTCATGCTATAGGTCTTAGAGAGAAGCGGTGGGTTGCAGGTGAA GCTCAGTTGCCATTTTTTCCTTCAGATTTTCCTGACTGTAATGCATACTTGTCTTCTATGGCAACTGAAGGAGCTAATGCAGAGCAAGAAGCAGAACAGCTGCCAATTGCTGTTAGACCCTTAAAAGTGCCCATTCCATCCTTATGGAATAGTATCCTTGTTTCAGTAGACAAAAGATCCCTTGCAACTCAAGGTGCTTCAATTTCCAATTCGGAGGCTGTTGTTGAtgatgataaattattgaactCTGGATCTGGGGCTACTAACACGACAGCCCTTGCAGTCGATAGTAACTCATTTAATGCAATTGTAGCAAGGACATCTGATGAATTGACTGCTTTCATGAATGAAATCAATGGTGATCATGTACTTCTATTTCCGCAAGTCCCAAATAGGAGGAGTTTTGAATTAATTAAGAATGAAAGCAACCTTGGCCACCCTCAAAATGGTTCTCAAATCCCAGATGACCGTAAACTATGTTTTGTTAGAGTTCTTCTCCATGCATATAAGGAAGGATTTTTTGAAGAGGGGGCAGTTGTATGTGCACCCACTCCTATTGATGTATCACGGTGGACTTCCAG GACAGAAATTGATAGGAGTGGACTTCAACTTCCCCAGTGTTCAGTTAGGTCATACTTCAAAGAAAATTCTTGCGGAAAGTGGGAAATCCATTTACCAGAAGACCCTGCTTCTAGTGAATCTTATCGATGGCCAATTGGTTTTGTCACAAGTGGATTTGTTCGAGGGAG CAAAAAGCCAGCGGCGGAGGCCTTTTGTGAAGCTATCTTACTTGCTGACCTTAGGAGAGAACAGTGGAATGAGGTAGCTGTGAAGTGGAGGAGGAAGGAAATATATGTTCTTGTAAGGAACTTGAGATCGTCTGCATACAGACTTGCCCTTGCATCAATAGTCCTGGAACAACAAGAAGAAGATTTGGAGTTCTTGTGA